In the Natrinema sp. CBA1119 genome, TCCTCGACCACCGCACCGGGCTCGATCTCGAAGTGCTGGACGTTCATCGATTCCGTACCCGCCATCAGCGTCAGGTGGACCCCGTCGGCGGCTTCCGACGGCTCGAGGTCGGTCAGGGAAACGCGTTCCATACGCCACGAGAGGGGACGAACCGCCTAATAGTTCCGCCGGTGGGTCGTTCGTTCACTTCCGCTCCGGTTGCCGAAGGTTGAACTGCCGGGGCGGCCCACTGCCGGACATGTACGCCGTCGTCGGCTGTAGCGAGTGTTCGAACCTCTGGATTATCGAGGGGCGCTCCGACACGACCCAGTGTCCCCGCTGTGGCTCGCGGAAGGGCTACGAAAAGCGCAAGAAGTTCGTCGAGACCGACGACGCCGCCCACGCCCGCGACGTCCGGGCCTCGATGCTCGCGAACCGGCAGGGGGAGGGCGAGGCCTTCGCGAAACTCGACTCCTTCGCCGACCTCGAGGACGACGTGGCGGACGGCGTCGTCGACGACGAGGAGTACCTCGAGGGATCAGGACTGGATGTGGCGGAAGTCGAGGCGGCCGGCGACCGCGATCCGCGCGGGTCCACCCGCAGCGGCAGCAAGCAGGAGATCGTCAAGGGGGCGCTCGAGGAGCTCGACCGGCCGACCGAGGCCGAGATCATCGCGTACGCGGGTGAGCGCGGCGTTTCGGCCGAGTACGTTCGAGAGGCGCTCGAGAAACTCGCGAGACGCGGAATCGTCAGCGAGAGCCGCGGTCAGTATCGCCTACTGTAGACACTCAGCGGCCGTTTGCCCGTCGTACACGCCGCAACCGTACCGCCACGGCTTTCCCCGTCCGGCGACGCAAGTCGGTATGGCAGCGACGACCGGTCTCCAGGGGCGCATCATCGGGACAGGACTCCTGACTGCGATCGGGCTATTCGTCTACGGTACGGTCGTCAACGAAACGATCGTCGGGGTCGACGCAACGGTTGCGACGACGTGGGTCTTCGCGGCGACGTTCGCCGTTCTCGCCGTCGCCCACGCGAGCGTCGGACGATACGATCTCACCCTCGGGCACGGGGGTGCCGCCGTCGGCTGGCTGCTCGTTCTGCTCGGGACGACGGGGATACAGATCGTCCTTGGACTGGTGTTACTCGGTCTATCCGGGTGCTACATCGCGATCAGGACGTTTCGAGACGGTCCGGACGAGGGCGACACCGAGACGGGTGCGACGCAGGATTCGGTATAGTCGACGGCGAATGAGTGACTTCAGTACTCGAGCCCCGGCCGACTCCGTATTGGCTCGAGCGCTCTCGTTGACCCGTCCCCGCTCGAGCGCTCCGTTGATCCATCTCTCTCGAGCGCTATCGACCCAGGTCCTCGTGCGCGCTCGCGAGGTGCCGCGAGGCGAGCGCCGCCAGCAGTGAGAGTTCGCCGGCGAGCGCGGCGGCGGCGATGATCTCGGCGAGCGCGTCGGCGTTCGACCCCGCCGGATCGCCGCCACCCCGGAGGCCGAGGATGTCGAGCGCTTCGGCCTGGGTGGGTAGTTTCGTTCCCCCACCGACGGTCCCGACCTCGAGGGAGGCCAGCGAGACGCTGGCGTAGAGATCCGTGGTGCCATCCTCGCGCTCGCGGGCGTCCATCGTGGTGATCGTGTTCGCGGCTTCGACGACCTGGGCCTCGTCCTGGCCGGTCGCGAGGAAGGCCGCGCCGACCACGTTGGCGGCGTGGGCGTTGAACCCCAGGCTGCCCGCTTTGGCGCTGCCGATCAGGTTCTTGCGGGTGTTTGCCTCGACGATGGCGTCCGCGGTCGTGTGGAGCCGCTCCTCGACGATTTCGCCGGGAACGACGACATCGGCGGTCACGGAGCGGCCCCGGCCTTCGACGGCGTTGATGGCGGCGGGTTTCTTGTCCGAGCAGAGGTTTCCCGAGAGCGCGACGAGCGAGGCGGGCGTCTCGCTCTCGACGACTTCGCAGGCCTCGCCGGTGGCGATCGTGGCCATGTTCATTCCCATCGCGTCCTTGGTGTCGTAGGCAAAGCGCAGGAAGACCGAGTCGCCGACGACGTAGGGCTCGATGTCGAGCAGTTCACCGTGGCTCGTCGTGGACTCGGCAGCCTCCCGGAGCACCTCGAAATTGGCCTCAACCCACTCGACGGTCTCGGCGGCCTCGGCGACGCCGGTCACGCGAAAGACCGGCGCTCGAGTCATGCCGTTTTTCGTGACGCGCGCGTCGGCCCCGCCGGCGGAGCGGATCACGCCCAGCCCGCGGTTGACCGACGCCAGCAGCGCGCCCTCGGTCGTCGCGAGCGGCAGGTAGTGTTCGCCGTCGGCCGCGCCGCCGTCGTTCGCAGAACTCCCCGAGTTCTGCGAGCTCGGTGAGGTTTCCTCACCGTTGACGACGACGGGACCCACGACGCCCATCGGCACCTGCGCCGCGCCGATCATGTTCTCGATGTTTGGGTCCGCCTGCTCGGCGGGGAACGCGTAATTCCCGATCGCCTCGAGTTCGGTTCCCGTCTCGCGTTCGATGAGCAATCGGCGCGCGTGAGCCGCGGTGTCGTAGTCAGCGTGGTCCTCGAGTTCGTGAATGCGAAGGTCGCCGTCGCGCACTCGCTCGGCGAGGTCCTCGGGATCGGTCATGGGTGGGTCGAGACGGTCGGACGCCCTAACAGTTGCTGATTCCCGCGGTCGCGGCTCACCGATCGCGCAGATCGAACGTGACCTCGTCGCTGACGGCGCGATACCCCTCGAGGGCCTCGTGACAGAGCACCGCGAGGATCGACCCGGTGCCGATCGATGCGATCAACAGATAGCGCGCCCCCGACGCGTCGTCGGCGAACGCGACCGCGAACACGGCCGTCGCGACGGCGGCGAAGCGAAGTCTGCTCCGCGAACGGGGGCCGGTTTCCGTGACCGCGAGATACAGTTGTGGGAGCGCGACGCCGATGCCGGCAAACACCAGGAATGCGAACAGCGGTCGATCGCGGAGCGCGACGCCGGTCTGTTGCTCCACAACGATCGAGCCCGCAACGGCGACGACGAACACCAGGAGTGAGCCGAAGACGACACGCCCTTCCCGATCGATCATAGGAATCGATCACCGGCCGGACAGGTCAACCTTGCGCTCGATTGCAGTTTCGGCGTCCGTCCCGTTCGATTCACTTCCTCTCCTCGAATTTCGACCGGTCCCGTATCGCGATGGGGAATCGATTTTTGCTGCTGGGAGTTCATCGGACAGGCATGAACGTTGGACTCATGGTAACGGCATTCGGCGACGACGACCTCGCTGACGTCGCCGTTCGTGCCGAGAACAGCGGCTACGACGCCGTCTGGGTCGGCGAACTCTGGGGGGACAGCGGCGTCGTGCAGGCGACCGAGATGGCCTGTCGCACCGACGAGATTCGGATTGGCACCGCGATCTTGAACGTCTACTCCCGATCGCCCGCCGTCCTCGCGATGACCGCGGCCTCGCTCGAGGAGGCCTCGGACGGCCGCTTCACGCTCGGCCTCGGGACGAGCACGGCCACGGCGATCGAGGGCCTCCACGGAACGGCGTTCGATCGACCGGTCCGGCGCGCCCACGAGACGATCGAACTGATCCGCGAGTTTACCGCGGGGACCGGCGAGCCAGTCGACTACGAGGGGGAACTGCTCGAGGCGGCGGATTTCCCGTCGATCGAGGCGTCGGTGCCGATCTATCACGCCGGCCTCGGTTCGGCGAATCGCCGCGTCGTCGGCCGGCTCGCCGACGGCTGGATCCCGCATAACATCCCCTTTTCGCGGCTCGACGAGGCCTTCGAGGAGGTCGCGGACGCCGCCCGGGAACGCGACCGCGAGCCCGACGAAATCACGATCGCGCCGTACGTCCCGTCGGCGGCCAGCGACGATCCGAGCGAGGCTCGGGACACCCTCAGCCGACACATCGCCTACTACGTCGGGAGCGGCGAGGGCTACCGCCGGGCGGTCGCGACGAAATTCTCCGAGGAGGCAGACCGAATCGCCGACGCCTGGCGCGGCGGCGACAAACGGGCCGCCGCGAACGCGGTGACGGACGAGATGATCGCCGATCTCGGGGTTGCCGGGACGCCCGACGAGGCGCGCGACCAACTCCGGACGCTCGTCGCTGAGACGGGAATCGACCATCCGATGGTCGTCGTTCCCGCACCGGCCTCGAACGAGATGGCCGAAACGACGATCGACGCGCTCGCACCCGAGCGGCCGTAGTCCGTTGCTCGGTAGGGTCCGGTACGCAGCGGGATCATCGCTGGTAGTCTCCTCTCCCGCACGACCGACGCCGTGTGCCCGAACCGCGGCCGACGCTTGCGAATCCGCGGCTAGCGCTTTTGCTTCGAACAGTCCACAGCCTCGAGCAGACGGGGCAACTACAATGAGTACGAGCTATACCGATTTCGTCGGGGAGGTACAGCACAGGATCGAAGCCGGTCGGCAGGCCGAAGCCGTCCGAACCGTCCGTGCAGTCCTCGAGACGCTCGGCGAGCGCGTCGACGAGGGCGGCGCGACGGATATCGCAAGTCCGCTACCGATGGAGATCGATCGACACCTCCTGGCCGCCGATCACGGACAGGGATACGATTACGACGAGTTCGTCGACCGGGTGCTCGAGCGGCTGAACTACGACGATCTGGCTCTCGACGCGTCCTACGGGCGGCCGTCGACCGTCGATCGGGCCGAGGCGGTCTACCGGATCAAAGCGGTCGTCGAACTGCTGAGCGAGCGGGTTCCCGGCGGCGAACTGGCCCACGTCGAGGAGCAGTTCCCCGACGAGTTCTCCGACATGTTCGAGTTCGTCGACGTCGAGACGAAACCCTGGGAGGAAGCCTGAGGACAGCGATTATCTCGCGAGATCCCGCTTCGCCCGTCGGATCTCGTCGTGGGCCTCGTCCGCGCCGTCGACGCGGGCGAGTCCCTCGGCGGCCTCGAGGGTCCGGACGGCGTTGTCGAGAAACGAGAGCACGTCGCCGGAGTAGGCATAAACCATATAGTCGTCGGTCATCACGTCGACGATCGCGTCCGGTCCCAGCCCCTGAGCGCGCAACTCGAGGAGGTACTGGAGGAACTTCCGCTCGGGACAGCCACAGTAAGGGTTGTTGTCACAGCCACAATCGAGGAAGTCCTGCGTGAAATCGAGGACGCGATCGCGGGTCGCGTCGTCGAGTTTCTCGAGGCCCTCGCCCTGAAAGAGCATGTCGAGCGTCGTCCCCTTGAACGCTCCTTTGGGGATGTTCGTCTCGAGCTGGGAGCTGAGCTGGCGGTGGTTCTTGACGTAGATCTTGTCGGTGATGGCCACGCGTTGACCGTTCTTGGAGATGCGGGTCGAAAAACGTCTCGGTCGCGAACCGACTCGAGTGTTACGAGCTATCAGGGACCACTCACGCCGGACGAAATCGCACGGTATGGAGTTCCACACTCCATCGCAGAGTCGTAACGTATTTTAGTCCAACCGGCTGTAGGTTGAGATGCAAGCGTGTCCGGGTTGGGGTAGTGGTTATCCTTCAGCCTTGTGGAGGCTGAGACGCGGGTTCGATTCTCGCACCCGGACCTTCTGTGGCGTCATCGCGAACGGAGTGAGCGATGGCTCGGAGCAGTCTCGCTGCTCTGGTGAACAAACTCGTGAGCCGCGGCAGTCGACAGCAAATCGAACCCAGACCGCCTGCGGTCGCATCGTGACCGGCCGCAGTTCGATCACCCCCGGCAACGCGCCGCCCAGAAGAAGCCGGCCCCGGTCCCGAAGCGGGACTTTTTGTTGGACGACTCCGACAGTGAACCACATGAGCCACGGACTGGAGCCAACGGAGGAGTACGACGGCTCCATCGCCGTCCACCTGCTGGACGACCAGTCGGGACGGGAGGAGATCCGCTGTGTGTCGTACCAGGCGGCAATCGACGTCGTCAAGGCCAATCACCGCTCGGTCACGGTCGCGAAGATCGTCGACCGGGACGGCGATGTCGTCTTCACCTCCGCTGAGATGGCGATCGACGACTGGGAGACCGAGTGGGAGCGCGCGAAACGCCGTCTCTCCGTCGACATCGAGGAGTACGATTGCCCCCACGACAACATCGCCTGTTTCGCCGACGATCTCTGCATCGACTGCCAGATCGACAGGGTCAAAGAACAGTACTGAACGCGAGGTCGCCACCGGCTCGAGAATCGGTCACGCGGCGTCGTCGAGAAACGCCGTCAGCCGATCGACGAAGTACGCCGGCCGTTCCTCGGGAATCCAGTGACCGGCCCGGTCGACGACCTCGCCCTCGACGTCGGTCGCGACGGCCTCCATGTCCCGGATCGGAAGGTCCCGAAACGAGGCCGCACCGCCGAGCGCGAGGACCGGCACCTCGAGCGGGTCCTCGGCGTGGGTACGGTTGTGTTCGGCGTCAGTCTCGTAGCCGCGATAGTACTCGAACCCGCCCCGCAGGCCGCCGGCCTGCGAGTAACAGCGGACGTACTCGTCGCGGGCCTCGTCGTCGATTGCCGACGGATCGTACGCCCCTTCCTTGTAGAACCAGTCGAGATACAGTCGCTCCCGGCCGGCGACCAGCCGCTCGGGCAGGTCTCGAACGCCGTGAAAGCGGGTGTGCCAGAGGTGGCGTTTCTCGTCCTCATTGATTCCCGGCAGGCCGGCCTCGAGGACACAGAGCGCGCGGATTTCGTCGCGATACTGGGCGGCGTAGGCGTAGGCCGTCGGCATTCCCCAGTCGTGACCGACAAGCGCGATCGGGTCGTCGCCGAACCCGAGCTCGTGGACCAGTTCGCGAACGTCGGTCGCGACGGTGTCTTTGTCGTAGCCTGAGACGGGCGTCTCGGAGTCGCCCAGTCCGCGGAGGTCCGGTGCGATGACAGTGTACTCGTCTGCCAGGTCCGGAATCACGTCTCGCCACTCGTACCACGTCTGTGGCCACCCGTGGAGCAGTACCAGCGGCGGACCCTCGCCGGCGGTCACGTAATGCAGTTTGACGCCGTTGACACGGGCCCGTCCATGCTCGATATTATCACACGCAACCATACATCTACGTAACTATACTGACGTATCAGTCTTTGGTCGAGAATACGTCGAGCCGGTGACTCACCGTGATTAGTATCGGTGGCGAGACGATGGCTCGGAGTCACGTCGCTGCTCCGGCGAACAATACCGAGAATCGCGGGACTGAACCGTGAAGAAAGAGCGACGGTGTCACGACAACAATACTGATTCCTCAGAGCAAATATCATATCCCTACCTTTCATATCGAGTGACTTCCTGCGTGAGCATACATGTCTCAACGAATTCAACGGCGACGGGTATTGCAACTGAGTGGCGCGACGCTGGCCGCGACCGCGGCCGGCTGTCTCGGTGGCGATTCGGGGAACGGTAACGGGAACGGCGAAAACACGGCTGGCACGCCGGCATATGCCGAGTGGGTGGCGACCGTCGACGGCGAGGTTGCCGTCAGCTACGTCGATATGATGGCGCTCAACGACCTCGACAGCGAAGAGGACGATTCGAGCGACGACTCGGGGAACCTCGAGGATATCGAAGACCCGATGATCGGAGTCCCGCTTAGCGGGATGTTTGTCGCCATGTTCACGGCCGGATTTGGCCTGGCGGGGACGCGGCTGAGCAACCTCATCACCTTCGATGAGGAACAGACGAACGAGGACGAATTCGACACCTCGATCGACGACCTTCTCATCACGAACGAGACGATCGTCATGACCGGCGACGTGGTCACCGACGAAATCGACAGCACGGTGACGGCCGCCACCGAAAGCGACTACGGGGCGGAAGTCCAGTTCGAACAGACGAGCGAAGTAAGCGGCTACACCCTTTACGAGCCCGCGGGAGACGGACAGCAGGAGACGGTGCTTGGGGTCTCCGGCAACGCGATCATCCAGGGTGAGAGTAAAGCGGACGTCGAGCGAGTCATCGAGACGAAACAGGGCGACGGAACCCGCGCTGTCGACGAATTCGAGACGTTCGAGCGACTGCTGACGACCGGCGGTAACGGACACGTCGTGTTCGGCGGCTACAGCCCGGACGGGTTCGACATCGAGAACGAGCAGTCGTCGGAGGGCTCGGAACAGGATACCCAATTCGAGGAACTCGAGGATGCAAACGGCGTCGTCGGCTCGCTCACGATCTCCGACTCGGAAAGCACGGCCGACATGGGGTTCGATTTCGACGACATCGACGATGCAAAACGCGACGAACTCGAGTCGGTTCTCGGCAGTCTGGGATCCGACGTTTCCGTCGACGTCGACGGCGGCTTCGTCTCCGCCTCGGCGACGTACTCCGACGACGCCCTCGAGGACATCTGAGCGGACGACCGATCGATCGTCGATCTCGTCTACGACGCCGTCGGAGCCGCCGTCGCCGCTATCCATGGCTCGTTCTCCTTCACCGACCTCTCCCAGCGGATCGCGGGCCGACTCGATGGATCGTAGCCGGCCCGTGTCAACTGGAGGGATACTGCCCGGTCCGAGTCAGCTCGAGCCGCTTTCACTCCAGTCCGTTCGATCCGGTTCCAGTCGAAAAACGGGTGTGGGCACTCATACGGACTGCTGTCAGTCAGTTCCGGTGCGACCGCGATACGGCCTGCGGTCGCACCGGTAAATCGTTACAGCAGACCGTATCAGTCGGCCGCTTCGGTCAACCGCTGTACCTCGTCGTCGCTGAGTGAAAGGTGAGACGCGGCAACGTTCGACTCGAGGTGATCCGGATCCGAGGTGCCCGGGATGGGGAGCATCACGTCCGAGCGCTCGAGCAGCCACGCCAGTCCGACTTGTCGTCGCGTCGCGTCGTGTGCCTCGGCGATTTCGTCGAGGAGGTCACCGTGTTCGTCCAGATCGTCGCCGTTGATCGGGGCCCACGGGATGAAGCCGATGCCCTCGTCGTCACAGATCTCGAGGACCTCCCGACTCCCGCGGTCGTTCAGGTTGTACCGGTTCTGGACGGTCTCGATTTCGACCTGTTCGCGGGCCTGATCGAGGAGTTCGGCGGAGACGTTGCTGACGCCGACCGAGTCGACGAGTCCCTCGTCTTTGAGTTCCGCGAAGGTCGCGACGGAGTCCTCGTAGGGCGTGTCGTCGTCGGGTCGGTGGAACTGGAAGAGATCGATGGTGTCCGTCTGGAGCCGATCGAGCGAGGTCAGGACCTGATTGCGGATGTAGTCCGGATCGCCGTGTGCGATCCAGTCGCCCTCGCGGTTGCGCAGCAGGCCGGCCTTGGTCGCGACCAGTACGTCGTCGGGGTCGCCGATCGCCTCGCCGATGAGTCGCTCGCTCGCGGCGGGGCCGTAGGAGTCGGCCGTGTCGATGAGGTCGACGCCGCAGTCGACGGCGCGTTCGACGACCTCGCGTGCGGTCTCCTCGTCCTCGGGCGCGCCGATGATGTTCTCGCCGGTGAGGCGCATCGCACCGAAACCCAGCCGGTGAACCGTCGAATCGCCGATCTCGAACGTGTCGCTCTCGTTTGTGATCGAGTTACTGCTCACGGCCGTACTGACAGTCTCCGCCCTCTTGAGAAGTGGGCTTCCCCGAACGGAATGCCGGTTACGCCCCATTCGGTGTTCGGATCACTGTTCAACGTGATCGTCAGCGGAATCGACCGTCTCAAAACTCGAGCCACGTTCGCAGTGTCTCGGCTAACCGACGACGCGAATCTCTCGCGATCCGGCGTCCGTTCTTCCGGTCATTGTGGTGCGGTTCGGAGACGCCCCTTCTCACTCTACTCCGAAAGCGATCGCGACCACTCACTCGAGGGACGGGAGTATTTCGTCGCGAATATACTCGAGAAACTCCGCCGAGTCGAACGCAGACGGCCGATAGAGTTCCACGTAGCCGCTTCGGGTGGCCGTCATCTTCACGTCGTTCCCGTCGTGGTCATAAGAGATCCCGATCTGGTTGAGAGACGACGTCTCGAGCACGTCGCCCATCTCGTCGCG is a window encoding:
- a CDS encoding LLM class flavin-dependent oxidoreductase, with amino-acid sequence MNVGLMVTAFGDDDLADVAVRAENSGYDAVWVGELWGDSGVVQATEMACRTDEIRIGTAILNVYSRSPAVLAMTAASLEEASDGRFTLGLGTSTATAIEGLHGTAFDRPVRRAHETIELIREFTAGTGEPVDYEGELLEAADFPSIEASVPIYHAGLGSANRRVVGRLADGWIPHNIPFSRLDEAFEEVADAARERDREPDEITIAPYVPSAASDDPSEARDTLSRHIAYYVGSGEGYRRAVATKFSEEADRIADAWRGGDKRAAANAVTDEMIADLGVAGTPDEARDQLRTLVAETGIDHPMVVVPAPASNEMAETTIDALAPERP
- a CDS encoding DUF2267 domain-containing protein; this encodes MSTSYTDFVGEVQHRIEAGRQAEAVRTVRAVLETLGERVDEGGATDIASPLPMEIDRHLLAADHGQGYDYDEFVDRVLERLNYDDLALDASYGRPSTVDRAEAVYRIKAVVELLSERVPGGELAHVEEQFPDEFSDMFEFVDVETKPWEEA
- a CDS encoding alpha/beta fold hydrolase; its protein translation is MVACDNIEHGRARVNGVKLHYVTAGEGPPLVLLHGWPQTWYEWRDVIPDLADEYTVIAPDLRGLGDSETPVSGYDKDTVATDVRELVHELGFGDDPIALVGHDWGMPTAYAYAAQYRDEIRALCVLEAGLPGINEDEKRHLWHTRFHGVRDLPERLVAGRERLYLDWFYKEGAYDPSAIDDEARDEYVRCYSQAGGLRGGFEYYRGYETDAEHNRTHAEDPLEVPVLALGGAASFRDLPIRDMEAVATDVEGEVVDRAGHWIPEERPAYFVDRLTAFLDDAA
- a CDS encoding DUF5817 domain-containing protein, with translation MYAVVGCSECSNLWIIEGRSDTTQCPRCGSRKGYEKRKKFVETDDAAHARDVRASMLANRQGEGEAFAKLDSFADLEDDVADGVVDDEEYLEGSGLDVAEVEAAGDRDPRGSTRSGSKQEIVKGALEELDRPTEAEIIAYAGERGVSAEYVREALEKLARRGIVSESRGQYRLL
- a CDS encoding DUF5814 domain-containing protein, with the translated sequence MAITDKIYVKNHRQLSSQLETNIPKGAFKGTTLDMLFQGEGLEKLDDATRDRVLDFTQDFLDCGCDNNPYCGCPERKFLQYLLELRAQGLGPDAIVDVMTDDYMVYAYSGDVLSFLDNAVRTLEAAEGLARVDGADEAHDEIRRAKRDLAR
- the hmgA gene encoding hydroxymethylglutaryl-CoA reductase (NADPH) is translated as MTDPEDLAERVRDGDLRIHELEDHADYDTAAHARRLLIERETGTELEAIGNYAFPAEQADPNIENMIGAAQVPMGVVGPVVVNGEETSPSSQNSGSSANDGGAADGEHYLPLATTEGALLASVNRGLGVIRSAGGADARVTKNGMTRAPVFRVTGVAEAAETVEWVEANFEVLREAAESTTSHGELLDIEPYVVGDSVFLRFAYDTKDAMGMNMATIATGEACEVVESETPASLVALSGNLCSDKKPAAINAVEGRGRSVTADVVVPGEIVEERLHTTADAIVEANTRKNLIGSAKAGSLGFNAHAANVVGAAFLATGQDEAQVVEAANTITTMDAREREDGTTDLYASVSLASLEVGTVGGGTKLPTQAEALDILGLRGGGDPAGSNADALAEIIAAAALAGELSLLAALASRHLASAHEDLGR
- a CDS encoding aldo/keto reductase, with the translated sequence MSSNSITNESDTFEIGDSTVHRLGFGAMRLTGENIIGAPEDEETAREVVERAVDCGVDLIDTADSYGPAASERLIGEAIGDPDDVLVATKAGLLRNREGDWIAHGDPDYIRNQVLTSLDRLQTDTIDLFQFHRPDDDTPYEDSVATFAELKDEGLVDSVGVSNVSAELLDQAREQVEIETVQNRYNLNDRGSREVLEICDDEGIGFIPWAPINGDDLDEHGDLLDEIAEAHDATRRQVGLAWLLERSDVMLPIPGTSDPDHLESNVAASHLSLSDDEVQRLTEAAD